In Burkholderia sp. NRF60-BP8, a single window of DNA contains:
- the cydX gene encoding cytochrome bd-I oxidase subunit CydX — translation MWYFSWILGIGVALGFGIINAMWLEAEVFSRGEERGDTSRRKAGSRYS, via the coding sequence ATGTGGTATTTCTCGTGGATACTCGGCATCGGCGTGGCACTCGGCTTCGGCATCATCAACGCGATGTGGCTGGAAGCGGAAGTGTTCTCGCGCGGCGAAGAGCGCGGCGACACGTCGCGCCGGAAAGCGGGGAGCCGGTATTCGTGA
- a CDS encoding AAA family ATPase: protein MTHLVFFCGHAGTGKTTLAKRLIGPLMRATGEAFCLLDKDTLYGRYSAAAMGALTDDPNDRDSPLYLKHLRDPEYQGLLDTARENLALGIGALVVGPLSREVRDRRILDRTWLGIAPEVALTVVWVHTSEDVAHQRIVARANPNDAYKLAHWDEYRQRRFVPTGHECDGIVMFDNTAPSDADIDALLYRIVPPPQPATIVPPLPA, encoded by the coding sequence GTGACGCATCTCGTGTTCTTCTGCGGTCACGCCGGCACCGGCAAGACCACGCTCGCGAAGCGGCTCATCGGGCCGCTGATGCGCGCGACCGGCGAGGCGTTCTGCCTGCTCGACAAGGATACGCTGTACGGCCGCTACAGCGCGGCCGCGATGGGCGCGCTCACGGACGATCCGAACGACCGCGACAGCCCGCTCTACCTCAAACATCTTCGCGATCCCGAATACCAGGGCCTGCTCGACACGGCCCGTGAAAATCTCGCGCTCGGCATCGGTGCGCTCGTCGTCGGCCCGCTGTCGCGCGAGGTGCGCGACCGGCGCATCCTCGATCGCACGTGGCTCGGCATCGCGCCCGAGGTCGCGCTGACGGTCGTCTGGGTTCACACGTCGGAAGACGTCGCGCATCAGCGGATCGTCGCGCGCGCCAATCCGAACGACGCGTACAAGCTCGCGCACTGGGACGAATACCGGCAGCGCCGCTTCGTGCCGACCGGCCACGAATGCGACGGCATCGTGATGTTCGACAACACCGCGCCGTCCGACGCGGACATCGACGCGCTGCTGTACCGCATCGTGCCGCCGCCGCAACCGGCGACGATCGTCCCGCCGCTGCCCGCCTGA